A genomic window from Purpureocillium takamizusanense chromosome 2, complete sequence includes:
- the PSD2 gene encoding Phosphatidylserine decarboxylase (EggNog:ENOG503NVAR~COG:I) has protein sequence MRIVPTRLLSSTQSSRCNSRSQSPMRSKNDTAGLPAPDAANALTLKVVIMKARNLAAKDRNGTSDPYLVVTSGDSRIETHAVPKTLNPDWNVIEELPVNSVQSLVLDVICWDKDRFGKDYMGEFDLALEEIFQGEKAEQPPRWYPLKSKRPGKKTGVVSGEVMLQFSLFDPSNPGASPQQIFEKLYNIIGSMPMGSSRQPTPSMTPLLTPTSIPKSVPASASSPDEAADEEDDEDLTEFEDEVNEEGEDPSKPETAERRRRRLRIRGLKRRRRQNPYAFNNGYSDVVGIIFLEVCKITDLPPESNLTRTSFDMDPFVVASLGKKTYRTRRVRHNLNPVYNEKMIFHVQGHEQAYSFSFTVIDHDRYSGNDFIASCTLPVPELIEKAPKADPETGLYMLRDPPAGTPPAASKSRLKRLGMSRSSSSQSLGKMMRPGLSKTLSNTSTASQNAPLDPSQALSTSHALLAPADALANTSIENTEPAMETDDPDFHDYVVPLKMKNLDKWESKHNPVLYLRAKYMPYSALRQQFWRAMLRQYDTDESGEISRVELTTMLDTLGSTLRESTIDSFFQRFPHKAADNEETWDLTMDEAVTCLEDQLDAKSKQSSSVGDKLKSMVPDMKQLGLHNKQASSSDGSGASTPQISLDSQPSATIPEINTPLEAEGEDDSDDRGEEHVVEIRECPICHQPRLNKRSDTDIITHIATCASQDWRQVNTVLMGGFVTASQAQRKWYSKVITKISYGGYKLGANSANILVQDRVTGQINEEKMSVYVRLGIRLLYKGLKSRDMENKRIRKMLKNLSIKQGRKFDDPASKDEIEKFIDFHGLDMSEVLLSIDEFKNFNEFFYRALKPGARPCSAPQNPKIIVSPADCRSVVFNQMTQATKIWVKGREFNVKRLLGDAYPADAARYENGALGIFRLAPQDYHRFHIPVDGVMGKPKTIAGEYYTVNPMAIRSALDVYGENVRVIVPIDSVEHGRVMVICVGAMMVGSTVITRNEGEQVKRAEELGYFKFGGSTVLLLFEPGKMQFDNDLVDNSNSPLETLVSDDDAAAWKSASCADWRDRSEWACRLDTLLASHSGGQTCARATRTLQRRTRRRRSDAFRATFRWTRPATAGLTTGSCRCHGGCRRCPRSTRWRRRHCKRAQDGRAHWHLF, from the exons ATGCGGATTGTTCCAACCCGCCTGCTCTCCTCCACGCAGTCGTCCCGCTGCAATTCCAGAAGCCAGAGCCCGATGCGTTCCAAGAACGACACTGCggggctgcccgccccggaCGCTGCCAATGCGCTCACCCTCAAGGTGGTCATCATGAAG GCGCGGAACCTGGCCGCCAAAGACCGCAACGGCACGTCTGATCCG tacctcgtcgtcacctctGGCGACTCCCGCATCGAGACGCACGCTGTGCCCAAGACGCTCAATCCCGACTGGAACGtcatcgaggagctgcccgtCAACTCGGTTCAgagcctcgtcctcgacgtcatcTGCTGGGACAAAGACCGTTTCGGCAAGGACTACATGGGCGAGTTCGACTTGGCTCTCGAGGAGATATTCCAGGGCGAGAAGgccgagcagccgccgcgatggTACCCTCTCAAGAGCAAGCGCCCGggcaagaagacgggcgTCGTCTCAGGCGAGGTCATGCTCCAGTTCTCCCTCTTTGACCCCTCCAACCCAGGCGCATCCCCGCAGCAAATCTTCGAGAAGCTGTACAACATCATCGGCTCCATGCCCATGGGCTCCTCGCGCCAGCCCACGCCTTCCATGACCCCTCTCTTGACCCCGACGTCCATACCCAAATCAGtccccgcctcggcgtcctcaccagatgaggccgccgacgaagaggacgacgaggacctcacGGAGTTCGAAGACGAGGTCAacgaagaaggcgaggacCCTAGCAAACCCGAGACAGccgagaggcggcgccggcgcctgaGGATCAGGGGCCTGaagaggcgacggcgacagaATCCGTATGCCTTCAACAACGGCTACTCGGACGTGGTCGGCATCATCTTCCTCGAGGTCTGCAAAATCACCGACCTGCCACCCGAGTCCAACTTGACCAGGACCAGCTTTGACATGGATCCCTTTGTCGTGGCCTCGCTTGGTAAAAAGACGTACCGTACCCGGCGTGTCCGCCACAACCTGAACCCCGTTTATAATGAAAAGATGATATTTCACGTCCAGGGACACGAGCAGGCATATTCATTTTCCTTCACCGTCATTGACCACGACAGGTACTCCGGAAACGACTTTATCGCGTCCTGTACCCTTCCAGTCCCGGAGTTGATCGAAAAGGCTCCCAAGGCCGATCCGGAAACCGGACTCTACATGCTGCGGGACCCCCCCGCGGGCACTCCACCGGCTGCCTCCAAGTCTCGCCTCAAGAGGCTCGGGATGTCTCGTTCCTCGTCTTCCCAGAGTTTGGGTAAGATGATGCGGCCTGGCCTGTCCAAGACATTGTCCAACACCAGCACGGCCTCACAGAACGCCCCTCTTGACCCAAGTCAGGCCCTGTCCACCAGccacgccctcctcgccccggCGGATGCACTTGCTAATACAAGTATTGAGAATACAGAGCCGGCGATGGAGACGGACGACCCTGACTTCCATGACTACGTGGTGCCGTTGAAGATGAAGAACCTGGACAAGTGGGAATCCAAGCACAACCCCGTCCTGTACCTTCGAGCCAAGTACATGCCGTATTCGGCATTGAGACAACAATTCTGGCGCGCCATGCTGAGACAATACGACACCGACGAGAGCGGCGAGATCAGCCGCGTCGAGCTGACGACCATGCTCGACACTCTCGGGTCGACGTTGCGCGAGTCTACCATTGACAGCTTTTTCCAGCGCTTCCCCcacaaggccgccgacaatGAGGAGACGTGGGACCTGAccatggacgaggccgtTACCTGCCTGGAGGACCAGCTGGACGCTAAGAGCAAGCAGTCGTCCTCGGTCGGGGACAAACTTAAGAGCATGGTCCCGGACATGAAGCAGCTCGGCTTGCACAACAAGCaggcctcgagctccgacGGCTCGGGTGCGTCGACGCCGCAAATCTCGCTGGACTCTCAGCCGAGCGCCACGATCCCGGAAATCAACACTCcgctcgaggcggagggcgaggatgatAGCGACGATCGCGGAGAAGAGCACGTCGTTGAGATCCGCGAGTGTCCCATCTGTCACCAGCCACGACTCAACAAGCGAAGCGACACAGACATCATCACCCATATTGCTACTTGCGCCAGCCAAGATTGGAGGCAGGTCAATACGGTGCTGATGGGCGGCTTCGTAACGGCGAGCCAGGCGCAGCGCAAGTGGTACTCCAAGGTCATCACCAAGATATCGTACGGCGGCTACAAGCTCGGAGCCAATTCGGCCAACATCCTGGTGCAGGACCGCGTCACCGGCCAGATCAACGAGGAGAAGATGAGCGTCTACGTCCGCCTCGGTATCCGCCTCCTGTACAAGGGCCTCAAGTCACGCGACATGGAGAACAAGCGAA TCCGCAAGATGCTCAAGAACCTTAGCATCAAGCAAGGCAGAAAGTTCGATGACCCTGCCTCCAAGGATGAGATTGAGAAGTTTATCGACTTCCACGGCCTCGACATGTCTGAGGTGCTGCTGTCGATTGATGAGTTTAAGAACTTCAACGAGTTCTTCTATCGCGCTCTCAAGCCCGGGGCGAGGCCTTGCTCGGCACCCCAAAACCCCAAGATCATCGTGTCGCCTGCCGACTGCCGGAGTGTCGTGTTCAATCAGATGACGCAAGCGACCAAGATTTGGGTCAAGGGCCGCGAGTTCAACGTCAAGaggctcctcggcgacgcaTACCCGGCCGATGCCGCGCGATACGAGAACGGAGCACTGGGCATTTTCCGACTGGCACCGCAGGACTACCATCGGTTCCACATCCCGGTGgacggcgtcatgggcaaGCCCAAGACAATCGCGGGTGAGTACTACACGGTGAATCCGATGGCGATCCGGTCCGCGCTGGACGTGTACGGTGAAAACGTGCGCGTGATTGTGCCCATCGATAGCGTGGAGCACGGCCGCGTCATGGTGATTTGCGTGGGTGCGATGATGGTGGGCAGCACAGTCATCACCCGTAACGAGGGTGAGCAGGTCAAAcgggccgaggagctcggaTACTTCAAGTTTGGCGGCAGCACGGTGCTGCTTCTGTTTGAGCCGGGCAAGATGCAGTTCGACAACGATCTTGTGGACAACTCGAACAGCCCCTTGGAGACCCTAGTAagtgacgatgatgcagcTGCGTGGAAGAGCGCCTCATGTGCTGACTGGAGGGACAGATCCGAGTGGGCATGTCGATTGGACACTCTCCTAGCGAGCCACAGTGGAGGTCAGACATGCGCAAGAGCGACGAGAACATTACAGAGgcggacaagaaggaggcgaAGCGACGCATTCAGGGCAACTTTTCGATGGACTCGCCCGGCGACAGCGGGTCTGACGACGGGCAGCTGTCGATGCCACGGCGGATGTCGACGGTGCCCACGGTCAacacgctggcggcgtcggcattGTAAGAGGGCACAAGACGGGCGCGCACATTGGCATTTGTTTTGA
- the PSD2 gene encoding Phosphatidylserine decarboxylase (EggNog:ENOG503NVAR~COG:I) produces the protein MRIVPTRLLSSTQSSRCNSRSQSPMRSKNDTAGLPAPDAANALTLKVVIMKARNLAAKDRNGTSDPYLVVTSGDSRIETHAVPKTLNPDWNVIEELPVNSVQSLVLDVICWDKDRFGKDYMGEFDLALEEIFQGEKAEQPPRWYPLKSKRPGKKTGVVSGEVMLQFSLFDPSNPGASPQQIFEKLYNIIGSMPMGSSRQPTPSMTPLLTPTSIPKSVPASASSPDEAADEEDDEDLTEFEDEVNEEGEDPSKPETAERRRRRLRIRGLKRRRRQNPYAFNNGYSDVVGIIFLEVCKITDLPPESNLTRTSFDMDPFVVASLGKKTYRTRRVRHNLNPVYNEKMIFHVQGHEQAYSFSFTVIDHDRYSGNDFIASCTLPVPELIEKAPKADPETGLYMLRDPPAGTPPAASKSRLKRLGMSRSSSSQSLEPAMETDDPDFHDYVVPLKMKNLDKWESKHNPVLYLRAKYMPYSALRQQFWRAMLRQYDTDESGEISRVELTTMLDTLGSTLRESTIDSFFQRFPHKAADNEETWDLTMDEAVTCLEDQLDAKSKQSSSVGDKLKSMVPDMKQLGLHNKQASSSDGSGASTPQISLDSQPSATIPEINTPLEAEGEDDSDDRGEEHVVEIRECPICHQPRLNKRSDTDIITHIATCASQDWRQVNTVLMGGFVTASQAQRKWYSKVITKISYGGYKLGANSANILVQDRVTGQINEEKMSVYVRLGIRLLYKGLKSRDMENKRIRKMLKNLSIKQGRKFDDPASKDEIEKFIDFHGLDMSEVLLSIDEFKNFNEFFYRALKPGARPCSAPQNPKIIVSPADCRSVVFNQMTQATKIWVKGREFNVKRLLGDAYPADAARYENGALGIFRLAPQDYHRFHIPVDGVMGKPKTIAGEYYTVNPMAIRSALDVYGENVRVIVPIDSVEHGRVMVICVGAMMVGSTVITRNEGEQVKRAEELGYFKFGGSTVLLLFEPGKMQFDNDLVDNSNSPLETLIRVGMSIGHSPSEPQWRSDMRKSDENITEADKKEAKRRIQGNFSMDSPGDSGSDDGQLSMPRRMSTVPTVNTLAASAL, from the exons ATGCGGATTGTTCCAACCCGCCTGCTCTCCTCCACGCAGTCGTCCCGCTGCAATTCCAGAAGCCAGAGCCCGATGCGTTCCAAGAACGACACTGCggggctgcccgccccggaCGCTGCCAATGCGCTCACCCTCAAGGTGGTCATCATGAAG GCGCGGAACCTGGCCGCCAAAGACCGCAACGGCACGTCTGATCCG tacctcgtcgtcacctctGGCGACTCCCGCATCGAGACGCACGCTGTGCCCAAGACGCTCAATCCCGACTGGAACGtcatcgaggagctgcccgtCAACTCGGTTCAgagcctcgtcctcgacgtcatcTGCTGGGACAAAGACCGTTTCGGCAAGGACTACATGGGCGAGTTCGACTTGGCTCTCGAGGAGATATTCCAGGGCGAGAAGgccgagcagccgccgcgatggTACCCTCTCAAGAGCAAGCGCCCGggcaagaagacgggcgTCGTCTCAGGCGAGGTCATGCTCCAGTTCTCCCTCTTTGACCCCTCCAACCCAGGCGCATCCCCGCAGCAAATCTTCGAGAAGCTGTACAACATCATCGGCTCCATGCCCATGGGCTCCTCGCGCCAGCCCACGCCTTCCATGACCCCTCTCTTGACCCCGACGTCCATACCCAAATCAGtccccgcctcggcgtcctcaccagatgaggccgccgacgaagaggacgacgaggacctcacGGAGTTCGAAGACGAGGTCAacgaagaaggcgaggacCCTAGCAAACCCGAGACAGccgagaggcggcgccggcgcctgaGGATCAGGGGCCTGaagaggcgacggcgacagaATCCGTATGCCTTCAACAACGGCTACTCGGACGTGGTCGGCATCATCTTCCTCGAGGTCTGCAAAATCACCGACCTGCCACCCGAGTCCAACTTGACCAGGACCAGCTTTGACATGGATCCCTTTGTCGTGGCCTCGCTTGGTAAAAAGACGTACCGTACCCGGCGTGTCCGCCACAACCTGAACCCCGTTTATAATGAAAAGATGATATTTCACGTCCAGGGACACGAGCAGGCATATTCATTTTCCTTCACCGTCATTGACCACGACAGGTACTCCGGAAACGACTTTATCGCGTCCTGTACCCTTCCAGTCCCGGAGTTGATCGAAAAGGCTCCCAAGGCCGATCCGGAAACCGGACTCTACATGCTGCGGGACCCCCCCGCGGGCACTCCACCGGCTGCCTCCAAGTCTCGCCTCAAGAGGCTCGGGATGTCTCGTTCCTCGTCTTCCCAGAGTTTGG AGCCGGCGATGGAGACGGACGACCCTGACTTCCATGACTACGTGGTGCCGTTGAAGATGAAGAACCTGGACAAGTGGGAATCCAAGCACAACCCCGTCCTGTACCTTCGAGCCAAGTACATGCCGTATTCGGCATTGAGACAACAATTCTGGCGCGCCATGCTGAGACAATACGACACCGACGAGAGCGGCGAGATCAGCCGCGTCGAGCTGACGACCATGCTCGACACTCTCGGGTCGACGTTGCGCGAGTCTACCATTGACAGCTTTTTCCAGCGCTTCCCCcacaaggccgccgacaatGAGGAGACGTGGGACCTGAccatggacgaggccgtTACCTGCCTGGAGGACCAGCTGGACGCTAAGAGCAAGCAGTCGTCCTCGGTCGGGGACAAACTTAAGAGCATGGTCCCGGACATGAAGCAGCTCGGCTTGCACAACAAGCaggcctcgagctccgacGGCTCGGGTGCGTCGACGCCGCAAATCTCGCTGGACTCTCAGCCGAGCGCCACGATCCCGGAAATCAACACTCcgctcgaggcggagggcgaggatgatAGCGACGATCGCGGAGAAGAGCACGTCGTTGAGATCCGCGAGTGTCCCATCTGTCACCAGCCACGACTCAACAAGCGAAGCGACACAGACATCATCACCCATATTGCTACTTGCGCCAGCCAAGATTGGAGGCAGGTCAATACGGTGCTGATGGGCGGCTTCGTAACGGCGAGCCAGGCGCAGCGCAAGTGGTACTCCAAGGTCATCACCAAGATATCGTACGGCGGCTACAAGCTCGGAGCCAATTCGGCCAACATCCTGGTGCAGGACCGCGTCACCGGCCAGATCAACGAGGAGAAGATGAGCGTCTACGTCCGCCTCGGTATCCGCCTCCTGTACAAGGGCCTCAAGTCACGCGACATGGAGAACAAGCGAA TCCGCAAGATGCTCAAGAACCTTAGCATCAAGCAAGGCAGAAAGTTCGATGACCCTGCCTCCAAGGATGAGATTGAGAAGTTTATCGACTTCCACGGCCTCGACATGTCTGAGGTGCTGCTGTCGATTGATGAGTTTAAGAACTTCAACGAGTTCTTCTATCGCGCTCTCAAGCCCGGGGCGAGGCCTTGCTCGGCACCCCAAAACCCCAAGATCATCGTGTCGCCTGCCGACTGCCGGAGTGTCGTGTTCAATCAGATGACGCAAGCGACCAAGATTTGGGTCAAGGGCCGCGAGTTCAACGTCAAGaggctcctcggcgacgcaTACCCGGCCGATGCCGCGCGATACGAGAACGGAGCACTGGGCATTTTCCGACTGGCACCGCAGGACTACCATCGGTTCCACATCCCGGTGgacggcgtcatgggcaaGCCCAAGACAATCGCGGGTGAGTACTACACGGTGAATCCGATGGCGATCCGGTCCGCGCTGGACGTGTACGGTGAAAACGTGCGCGTGATTGTGCCCATCGATAGCGTGGAGCACGGCCGCGTCATGGTGATTTGCGTGGGTGCGATGATGGTGGGCAGCACAGTCATCACCCGTAACGAGGGTGAGCAGGTCAAAcgggccgaggagctcggaTACTTCAAGTTTGGCGGCAGCACGGTGCTGCTTCTGTTTGAGCCGGGCAAGATGCAGTTCGACAACGATCTTGTGGACAACTCGAACAGCCCCTTGGAGACCCTA ATCCGAGTGGGCATGTCGATTGGACACTCTCCTAGCGAGCCACAGTGGAGGTCAGACATGCGCAAGAGCGACGAGAACATTACAGAGgcggacaagaaggaggcgaAGCGACGCATTCAGGGCAACTTTTCGATGGACTCGCCCGGCGACAGCGGGTCTGACGACGGGCAGCTGTCGATGCCACGGCGGATGTCGACGGTGCCCACGGTCAacacgctggcggcgtcggcattGTAA
- the PSD2 gene encoding Phosphatidylserine decarboxylase (EggNog:ENOG503NVAR~COG:I), with the protein MGEFDLALEEIFQGEKAEQPPRWYPLKSKRPGKKTGVVSGEVMLQFSLFDPSNPGASPQQIFEKLYNIIGSMPMGSSRQPTPSMTPLLTPTSIPKSVPASASSPDEAADEEDDEDLTEFEDEVNEEGEDPSKPETAERRRRRLRIRGLKRRRRQNPYAFNNGYSDVVGIIFLEVCKITDLPPESNLTRTSFDMDPFVVASLGKKTYRTRRVRHNLNPVYNEKMIFHVQGHEQAYSFSFTVIDHDRYSGNDFIASCTLPVPELIEKAPKADPETGLYMLRDPPAGTPPAASKSRLKRLGMSRSSSSQSLGKMMRPGLSKTLSNTSTASQNAPLDPSQALSTSHALLAPADALANTSIENTEPAMETDDPDFHDYVVPLKMKNLDKWESKHNPVLYLRAKYMPYSALRQQFWRAMLRQYDTDESGEISRVELTTMLDTLGSTLRESTIDSFFQRFPHKAADNEETWDLTMDEAVTCLEDQLDAKSKQSSSVGDKLKSMVPDMKQLGLHNKQASSSDGSGASTPQISLDSQPSATIPEINTPLEAEGEDDSDDRGEEHVVEIRECPICHQPRLNKRSDTDIITHIATCASQDWRQVNTVLMGGFVTASQAQRKWYSKVITKISYGGYKLGANSANILVQDRVTGQINEEKMSVYVRLGIRLLYKGLKSRDMENKRIRKMLKNLSIKQGRKFDDPASKDEIEKFIDFHGLDMSEVLLSIDEFKNFNEFFYRALKPGARPCSAPQNPKIIVSPADCRSVVFNQMTQATKIWVKGREFNVKRLLGDAYPADAARYENGALGIFRLAPQDYHRFHIPVDGVMGKPKTIAGEYYTVNPMAIRSALDVYGENVRVIVPIDSVEHGRVMVICVGAMMVGSTVITRNEGEQVKRAEELGYFKFGGSTVLLLFEPGKMQFDNDLVDNSNSPLETLIRVGMSIGHSPSEPQWRSDMRKSDENITEADKKEAKRRIQGNFSMDSPGDSGSDDGQLSMPRRMSTVPTVNTLAASAL; encoded by the exons ATGGGCGAGTTCGACTTGGCTCTCGAGGAGATATTCCAGGGCGAGAAGgccgagcagccgccgcgatggTACCCTCTCAAGAGCAAGCGCCCGggcaagaagacgggcgTCGTCTCAGGCGAGGTCATGCTCCAGTTCTCCCTCTTTGACCCCTCCAACCCAGGCGCATCCCCGCAGCAAATCTTCGAGAAGCTGTACAACATCATCGGCTCCATGCCCATGGGCTCCTCGCGCCAGCCCACGCCTTCCATGACCCCTCTCTTGACCCCGACGTCCATACCCAAATCAGtccccgcctcggcgtcctcaccagatgaggccgccgacgaagaggacgacgaggacctcacGGAGTTCGAAGACGAGGTCAacgaagaaggcgaggacCCTAGCAAACCCGAGACAGccgagaggcggcgccggcgcctgaGGATCAGGGGCCTGaagaggcgacggcgacagaATCCGTATGCCTTCAACAACGGCTACTCGGACGTGGTCGGCATCATCTTCCTCGAGGTCTGCAAAATCACCGACCTGCCACCCGAGTCCAACTTGACCAGGACCAGCTTTGACATGGATCCCTTTGTCGTGGCCTCGCTTGGTAAAAAGACGTACCGTACCCGGCGTGTCCGCCACAACCTGAACCCCGTTTATAATGAAAAGATGATATTTCACGTCCAGGGACACGAGCAGGCATATTCATTTTCCTTCACCGTCATTGACCACGACAGGTACTCCGGAAACGACTTTATCGCGTCCTGTACCCTTCCAGTCCCGGAGTTGATCGAAAAGGCTCCCAAGGCCGATCCGGAAACCGGACTCTACATGCTGCGGGACCCCCCCGCGGGCACTCCACCGGCTGCCTCCAAGTCTCGCCTCAAGAGGCTCGGGATGTCTCGTTCCTCGTCTTCCCAGAGTTTGGGTAAGATGATGCGGCCTGGCCTGTCCAAGACATTGTCCAACACCAGCACGGCCTCACAGAACGCCCCTCTTGACCCAAGTCAGGCCCTGTCCACCAGccacgccctcctcgccccggCGGATGCACTTGCTAATACAAGTATTGAGAATACAGAGCCGGCGATGGAGACGGACGACCCTGACTTCCATGACTACGTGGTGCCGTTGAAGATGAAGAACCTGGACAAGTGGGAATCCAAGCACAACCCCGTCCTGTACCTTCGAGCCAAGTACATGCCGTATTCGGCATTGAGACAACAATTCTGGCGCGCCATGCTGAGACAATACGACACCGACGAGAGCGGCGAGATCAGCCGCGTCGAGCTGACGACCATGCTCGACACTCTCGGGTCGACGTTGCGCGAGTCTACCATTGACAGCTTTTTCCAGCGCTTCCCCcacaaggccgccgacaatGAGGAGACGTGGGACCTGAccatggacgaggccgtTACCTGCCTGGAGGACCAGCTGGACGCTAAGAGCAAGCAGTCGTCCTCGGTCGGGGACAAACTTAAGAGCATGGTCCCGGACATGAAGCAGCTCGGCTTGCACAACAAGCaggcctcgagctccgacGGCTCGGGTGCGTCGACGCCGCAAATCTCGCTGGACTCTCAGCCGAGCGCCACGATCCCGGAAATCAACACTCcgctcgaggcggagggcgaggatgatAGCGACGATCGCGGAGAAGAGCACGTCGTTGAGATCCGCGAGTGTCCCATCTGTCACCAGCCACGACTCAACAAGCGAAGCGACACAGACATCATCACCCATATTGCTACTTGCGCCAGCCAAGATTGGAGGCAGGTCAATACGGTGCTGATGGGCGGCTTCGTAACGGCGAGCCAGGCGCAGCGCAAGTGGTACTCCAAGGTCATCACCAAGATATCGTACGGCGGCTACAAGCTCGGAGCCAATTCGGCCAACATCCTGGTGCAGGACCGCGTCACCGGCCAGATCAACGAGGAGAAGATGAGCGTCTACGTCCGCCTCGGTATCCGCCTCCTGTACAAGGGCCTCAAGTCACGCGACATGGAGAACAAGCGAA TCCGCAAGATGCTCAAGAACCTTAGCATCAAGCAAGGCAGAAAGTTCGATGACCCTGCCTCCAAGGATGAGATTGAGAAGTTTATCGACTTCCACGGCCTCGACATGTCTGAGGTGCTGCTGTCGATTGATGAGTTTAAGAACTTCAACGAGTTCTTCTATCGCGCTCTCAAGCCCGGGGCGAGGCCTTGCTCGGCACCCCAAAACCCCAAGATCATCGTGTCGCCTGCCGACTGCCGGAGTGTCGTGTTCAATCAGATGACGCAAGCGACCAAGATTTGGGTCAAGGGCCGCGAGTTCAACGTCAAGaggctcctcggcgacgcaTACCCGGCCGATGCCGCGCGATACGAGAACGGAGCACTGGGCATTTTCCGACTGGCACCGCAGGACTACCATCGGTTCCACATCCCGGTGgacggcgtcatgggcaaGCCCAAGACAATCGCGGGTGAGTACTACACGGTGAATCCGATGGCGATCCGGTCCGCGCTGGACGTGTACGGTGAAAACGTGCGCGTGATTGTGCCCATCGATAGCGTGGAGCACGGCCGCGTCATGGTGATTTGCGTGGGTGCGATGATGGTGGGCAGCACAGTCATCACCCGTAACGAGGGTGAGCAGGTCAAAcgggccgaggagctcggaTACTTCAAGTTTGGCGGCAGCACGGTGCTGCTTCTGTTTGAGCCGGGCAAGATGCAGTTCGACAACGATCTTGTGGACAACTCGAACAGCCCCTTGGAGACCCTA ATCCGAGTGGGCATGTCGATTGGACACTCTCCTAGCGAGCCACAGTGGAGGTCAGACATGCGCAAGAGCGACGAGAACATTACAGAGgcggacaagaaggaggcgaAGCGACGCATTCAGGGCAACTTTTCGATGGACTCGCCCGGCGACAGCGGGTCTGACGACGGGCAGCTGTCGATGCCACGGCGGATGTCGACGGTGCCCACGGTCAacacgctggcggcgtcggcattGTAA